One genomic window of Dermacentor andersoni chromosome 8, qqDerAnde1_hic_scaffold, whole genome shotgun sequence includes the following:
- the LOC140219849 gene encoding cytochrome P450 3A29-like isoform X1 yields the protein MPRHSRQCRQDTIKVMDRWSKTYGDIYGMYNGDVPFLMVKDLELLRQVFVTDFAVFMDRGDVWATMNGNSELRNTLPFAKSDRWKFLRRAVSIAFTASKMRRMTDGMSKAVDHFLDLLEARCRKSVRGEVNVYPMLGTLAFEMVAETACGLHLSVQDKPDDQYFDSANSYLLNVIESAYQRTGQFFSGTKVLMWLTCQLERHFGREPHTCLTRKAQPIITLREKEPHLARPDVLQSLLDAKIPKELLSRPEFRVRANSEGHFLMPLKDVSSNAAAVLTAGLETVAVACANCVFCLAKHPEVQVKVRQEVNAAHDKHGGFTYDAIKDMHYTRQVINETLRLYSPVIAFATRKASCDFRCKDISLPKGINIMACTQQIHRDPCYWDKPEEFNPDRFSSQEKANRHPLAFQPFGMGARNCVGSRLALLEVTLIVARLVHRYLLHLGSRHANGELERKTQSIVASPGEGVWIRVKKIL from the exons ATGCCACGCCATTCACGTCAATGTCGACAGGACACCATTAAAGTCATGGATCGGTGGTCGAAGACGTACGGCGACATCTACGG GATGTACAACGGTGATGTACCATTCCTTATGGTGAAAGACCTGGAGCTGCTTCGTCAGGTGTTCGTCACAGACTTCGCCGTGTTCATGGATCGAGGG GACGTGTGGGCAACCATGAATGGAAACTCCGAGCTTCGCAACACGCTGCCTTTCGCCAAGTCCGACCGATGGAAATTCCTCAGGCGTGCAGTGTCCATTGCATTCACAGCGTCCAAAATGCGGCGG ATGACGGACGGAATGTCTAAAGCAGTGGATCACTTCCTCGACCTCCTCGAAGCGCGCTGTCGAAAGTCCGTGAGGGGAGAAGTCAACGTGTACCCGATGCTAGGCACCCTGGCTTTCGAAATGGTAGCCGAGACAGCATGCGGTCTTCACCTCAGCGTGCAAGACAAGCCCGACGACCAATACTTTGATTCGGCCAACTCCTACCTGCTCAACGTCATCGAGAGCGCGTACCAGAGGACTGGCC AATTCTTTTCGGGTACAAAGGTCCTCATGTGGCTGACGTGCCAACTGGAGCGGCACTTCGGTCGAGAACCCCACACGTGCCTTACGAGAAAAGCCCAGCCCATCATCACGCTCAGAGAAAAAGAACCCCAC cttGCTCGTCCAGACGTCCTCCAGAGTCTCTTAGATGCGAAGATTCCGAAAGAACTTCTCAGCAGGCCAGAATTTAGAGTTCGAGCCAACAGCGAAG GACATTTCTTGATGCCACTCAAAGACGTGTCTtcgaacgccgccgccgtccttACCGCTGG GTTGGAGACTGTAGCGGTTGCCTGCGCCAACTGCGTCTTCTGTCTGGCCAAACATCCCGAGGTCCAGGTCAAAGTCAGGCAGGAAGTGAATGCTGCCCACGATAAACAC GGTGGCTTCACCTACGACGCCATCAAGGACATGCACTACACAAGGCAGGTCATAAACGAAACCCTGCGACTGTACTCACCCGTGATCGC GTTCGCAACGAGGAAAGCATCCTGCGACTTTCGCTGCAAGGACATCTCCCTTCCCAAGGGTATCAACATCATGGCTTGCACGCAACAGATACACAGAGATCCGTGCTACTGGGACAAGCCCGAGGAGTTTAACCCCGACAG gTTCTCTTCGCAGGAGAAGGCCAACCGCCATCCCCTCGCCTTTCAGCCGTTCGGAATGGGCGCTCGCAACTGCGTCGGATCGAGACTCGCCCTGCTGGAAGTCACTCTCATCGTTGCCAGACTGGTGCATCGTTACCTGCTGCATTTAGGATCCCGGCATGCGAAC GGCGAACTGGAACGCAAGACGCAATCCATCGTAGCTTCGCCAGGAGAAGGTGTCTGGATTCGCGTTAAAAAGATACTCTAG
- the LOC140219849 gene encoding cytochrome P450 3A29-like isoform X2, which translates to MDRWSKTYGDIYGMYNGDVPFLMVKDLELLRQVFVTDFAVFMDRGDVWATMNGNSELRNTLPFAKSDRWKFLRRAVSIAFTASKMRRMTDGMSKAVDHFLDLLEARCRKSVRGEVNVYPMLGTLAFEMVAETACGLHLSVQDKPDDQYFDSANSYLLNVIESAYQRTGQFFSGTKVLMWLTCQLERHFGREPHTCLTRKAQPIITLREKEPHLARPDVLQSLLDAKIPKELLSRPEFRVRANSEGHFLMPLKDVSSNAAAVLTAGLETVAVACANCVFCLAKHPEVQVKVRQEVNAAHDKHGGFTYDAIKDMHYTRQVINETLRLYSPVIAFATRKASCDFRCKDISLPKGINIMACTQQIHRDPCYWDKPEEFNPDRFSSQEKANRHPLAFQPFGMGARNCVGSRLALLEVTLIVARLVHRYLLHLGSRHANGELERKTQSIVASPGEGVWIRVKKIL; encoded by the exons ATGGATCGGTGGTCGAAGACGTACGGCGACATCTACGG GATGTACAACGGTGATGTACCATTCCTTATGGTGAAAGACCTGGAGCTGCTTCGTCAGGTGTTCGTCACAGACTTCGCCGTGTTCATGGATCGAGGG GACGTGTGGGCAACCATGAATGGAAACTCCGAGCTTCGCAACACGCTGCCTTTCGCCAAGTCCGACCGATGGAAATTCCTCAGGCGTGCAGTGTCCATTGCATTCACAGCGTCCAAAATGCGGCGG ATGACGGACGGAATGTCTAAAGCAGTGGATCACTTCCTCGACCTCCTCGAAGCGCGCTGTCGAAAGTCCGTGAGGGGAGAAGTCAACGTGTACCCGATGCTAGGCACCCTGGCTTTCGAAATGGTAGCCGAGACAGCATGCGGTCTTCACCTCAGCGTGCAAGACAAGCCCGACGACCAATACTTTGATTCGGCCAACTCCTACCTGCTCAACGTCATCGAGAGCGCGTACCAGAGGACTGGCC AATTCTTTTCGGGTACAAAGGTCCTCATGTGGCTGACGTGCCAACTGGAGCGGCACTTCGGTCGAGAACCCCACACGTGCCTTACGAGAAAAGCCCAGCCCATCATCACGCTCAGAGAAAAAGAACCCCAC cttGCTCGTCCAGACGTCCTCCAGAGTCTCTTAGATGCGAAGATTCCGAAAGAACTTCTCAGCAGGCCAGAATTTAGAGTTCGAGCCAACAGCGAAG GACATTTCTTGATGCCACTCAAAGACGTGTCTtcgaacgccgccgccgtccttACCGCTGG GTTGGAGACTGTAGCGGTTGCCTGCGCCAACTGCGTCTTCTGTCTGGCCAAACATCCCGAGGTCCAGGTCAAAGTCAGGCAGGAAGTGAATGCTGCCCACGATAAACAC GGTGGCTTCACCTACGACGCCATCAAGGACATGCACTACACAAGGCAGGTCATAAACGAAACCCTGCGACTGTACTCACCCGTGATCGC GTTCGCAACGAGGAAAGCATCCTGCGACTTTCGCTGCAAGGACATCTCCCTTCCCAAGGGTATCAACATCATGGCTTGCACGCAACAGATACACAGAGATCCGTGCTACTGGGACAAGCCCGAGGAGTTTAACCCCGACAG gTTCTCTTCGCAGGAGAAGGCCAACCGCCATCCCCTCGCCTTTCAGCCGTTCGGAATGGGCGCTCGCAACTGCGTCGGATCGAGACTCGCCCTGCTGGAAGTCACTCTCATCGTTGCCAGACTGGTGCATCGTTACCTGCTGCATTTAGGATCCCGGCATGCGAAC GGCGAACTGGAACGCAAGACGCAATCCATCGTAGCTTCGCCAGGAGAAGGTGTCTGGATTCGCGTTAAAAAGATACTCTAG